From a region of the Athene noctua chromosome 14, bAthNoc1.hap1.1, whole genome shotgun sequence genome:
- the GLYATL3 gene encoding glycine N-acyltransferase-like protein 3 yields MLILTCPAQLQRLEGALRRSLPLTLPVHGAVMNINRGNPGEFEVVVDSWPEFGAVLARHSGEMPVDDCYRNTFAAFYRDVGAYRGLLETPGCLRWDTAFHIIGLQEEVAKVSQAIAGTKGVELEVSEYYTYLHPDPSTMPEPRLDPSVRVGSLSPSHVDLLNETWPYGGNSRSRRYLAELLRCFPNICLQDGAGQPLSWCLTDHFGTGAHGYTLPAHRRRGHMQALMVLAARRAQARGFFAFGHTATGNRPMQRLQEELGHQRLPGLCRFILHNPGLGRAGP; encoded by the exons ATGCTGATCCTGACATGCCCGGCCCAGCTGCAGCGCCTGGAGGGGGCCCTGCGGAGGAGCCTGCCCCTCACCCTGCCG GTTCACGGGGCCGTGATGAACATAAACCGGGGGAACCCGGGGGAGTTCGAGGTCGTGGTGGACTCGTGGCCCGAGTTCGGTGCCGTGTTGGCGAGGCACAGCGGAGAG ATGCCGGTGGATGACTGCTACAGGAACACGTTTGCAGCTTTCTACCGGGATGTGGGCGCTTACCGGGGGCTGCTGGAGACCCCCGGCTGCCTGCGCTGGGACACCGCCTTCCACATCATCG GATTGCAAGAGGAGGTGGCCAAGGTGTCACAGGCCATCGCGGGGACCAAGGGGGTCGAGCTGGAGGTCTCTGAGTACTACACCTACCTACACCCTGACCCCAGCACCATGCCCGAGCCCCG GCTGGACCCCAGTGTGCGGGTGGGCTCACTGAGCCCGTCGCACGTGGATCTGCTGAACGAAACGTGGCCCTACGGGGGTAACAGCCGGAGCCGGCGGTACCTGGCAGAGCTCTTACGGTGTTTCCCCAACATCTGCCTGCAGGACGGGGCTGGGCAGCCCCTCTCCTGGTGTCTGACCGATCATTTCGGGACAGGGGCCCACGGCTACACCTTGCCAGCGCACCGCCGGCGTGGCCACATGCAGGCCCTGATGGTCCTGGCTGCACGGCGGGCGCAGGCCCGTGGCTTCTTCGCCTTTGGACACACGGCCACGGGCAACCGGCCCATGCAGCGGCTGCAGGAGGAGTTGGGCCACCAGCGGTTGCCGGGGCTTTGCCGCTTCATCCTGCACAACCCCGGcctgggcagggccgggccctgA
- the LOC141966182 gene encoding glycine N-acyltransferase-like protein 3 yields the protein MLILTCPGHLRRLEEALRRSLPATLPVLGTVMTVARGNLASHEVLVDSWPHFGVVLTRLRPEENKDPKDFYTNQLTVYYRDEGAWRALLGGTEAVGWTRAFQIHGMQEGLYQAVREAADAKGLRVETYRYQALLSPRPPQPRVQVPPGLRLAPVSPSHVPLLNATWAFGRNTRSHRFLLGVVQALPSACLLAPHGRPVSWSLLDPLGTLSHGYTLPAWRGQGLSGVTLGALGRVLHARGFPIYCGVLPQNTPSQRAVRAVGFLPQPGTLYTLVVTPPTR from the exons ATGCTGATCCTGACTTGCCCGGGCCACCTGCGGCGCCTGGAGGAGGCCCTGCGGAGGAGCCTGCCTGCCACCCTGCCG GTTCTGGGGACCGTCATGACGGTGGCCCGAGGCAACCTGGCCTCCCACGAGGTGTTGGTGGACTCCTGGCCCCATTTCGGCGTAGTCCTGACCCGACTGCGCCCAGAG GAGAACAAGGACCCCAAGGACTTCTACACCAACCAGCTGACGGTCTACTACCGGGATGAGGGGGCCTGGCGGGCACTGCTGGGGGGCACCGAGGCAGTGGGCTGGACCCGGGCCTTCCAAATCCACG GGATGCAGGAGGGGCTGTACCAGGCAGTGCGCGAGGCGGCCGACGCCAAGGGGCTGCGGGTGGAGACGTATCGGTACCAGGCGCTGCtgagcccccggcccccccaaccCCGCGTGCA GGTGCCACCGGGACTACGCCTGGCACCCGTGTCCCCGTCCCACGTCCCGTTGCTCAACGCCACGTGGGCTTTTGGGCGCAACACCCGCAGCCACCGGTTCCTGCTGGGGGTGGTGCAGGCGCTGCCCAGTGCCTGCCTGCTGGCACCCCACGGGCGCCCCGTTTCCTGGAGCCTCTTGGACCCCCTGGGCACCCTCAGCCACGGCTACACGTTGCCCGCCTGGCGGGGACAGGGCCTGAGCGGGGTGACGTTGGGTGCCCTGGGCCGGGTGTTGCACGCCCGTGGTTTTCCCATCTATTGCGGGGTGCTGCCCCAGAACACCCCCTCGCAACGAGCCGTCCGTGCCGTCGGCTTCCTGCCCCAGCCCGGAACCCTCTACACCCTGGTAGTCACCCCCCCCACCCGGTAG
- the POLD4 gene encoding DNA polymerase delta subunit 4, whose product MDTPRRITDSFPRRRRRPPGTVKGKSCPRAQPRAPPPAEAPPPPPPPAQALLEMLRRFDLAWEYGPCTGITRLQRWERAEALGLSPPGPVRDALLEHRDNPDVTYSLWHEYEL is encoded by the exons ATGGACACCCCCCGGCGCATCACCGACTCCTTCCCGCGGCGGCGACGGCGACCCCCGGGCACGGTCAAGGGCAAGAGCtgcccccgggcccagccccgcgcccccccgcccgccgaggcgcccccgccgccgccccccccggcccaggcCCTCCTGGAGATGCTGCGGCGCTTCGACCTCGCTTGGGAGTACGGACCCTGCACCG gGATCACCCGCCTGCAGCGGTGGGAGCGGGCGGAGgcgctggggctgagcccccccggccccgtacGCGACGCCCTCCTGGAGCACCGGGACAACCCCGATGTCACCTACAG cctCTGGCATGAGTACGAGCTCTGA
- the CLCF1 gene encoding cardiotrophin-like cytokine factor 1 isoform X1, with translation MLNVAGELSGDSWGIFTFLCAALCNLPALPALNCTEELGAGQSIQKTYDLTRYLEHQLRTLAGTYLNYLGPPFNEPDFNPPRLARAERVPSATVDLDLWRGLTDNARLAANYRAYSRLLCYLRALEGPAGTAELRHRLGHFCSSLQGLVLSIAGVMSSLGYPLPVGGPSVPPGTPVPSNDFLKKMEDFWLLKELQTWLWRSAKDFNRLKKKVPPAVVTLRLEARGF, from the exons GAGACTCTTGGGGGATCTTCACCTTCCTCTGCGCCGCGCTCTGCAACCTGCCAGCGCTGCCGGCCCTCAACTGCACGGAGGAGCTGGGCGCCGGCCAGTCCATCCAGAAAACCTACGACCTGACCCGCTACCTGGAGCACCAGCTCCGCACCCTCGCCGGCACCTAT CTGAACTACCTGGGTCCCCCTTTCAACGAACCCGATTTCAACCCCCCGCGGCTGGCGCGGGCCGAGCGGGTCCCCAGTGCCACGGTGGACCTGGACCTGTGGCGGGGCCTGACCGACAACGCTCGCTTGGCTGCCAACTACCGGGCCTACAGCCGCCTGCTCTGCTACCTGCGGGCGCTGGAGGGGCCGGCGGGCACCGCCGAGCTGCGGCATCGCCTTGGCCACTTCTGTTCCAGCCTTCAAGGTTTAGTGCTCAGCATCGCCGGCGTTATGTCTTCTTTGGGTTATCCCCTTCCCGTCGGGGGACCTTCGGTGCCTCCTGGGACTCCGGTTCCTTCCAATGATTTCCTAAAGAAAATGGAGGATTTTTGGTTGTTGAAGGAGTTGCAGACCTGGCTGTGGCGCTCGGCCAAGGACTTCAATCGCCTCAAGAAGAAGGTACCGCCTGCCGTGGTTACGCTGCGGCTGGAGGCCAGGGGATTCTGA
- the CLCF1 gene encoding cardiotrophin-like cytokine factor 1 isoform X2, producing the protein MELRAGDSWGIFTFLCAALCNLPALPALNCTEELGAGQSIQKTYDLTRYLEHQLRTLAGTYLNYLGPPFNEPDFNPPRLARAERVPSATVDLDLWRGLTDNARLAANYRAYSRLLCYLRALEGPAGTAELRHRLGHFCSSLQGLVLSIAGVMSSLGYPLPVGGPSVPPGTPVPSNDFLKKMEDFWLLKELQTWLWRSAKDFNRLKKKVPPAVVTLRLEARGF; encoded by the exons GAGACTCTTGGGGGATCTTCACCTTCCTCTGCGCCGCGCTCTGCAACCTGCCAGCGCTGCCGGCCCTCAACTGCACGGAGGAGCTGGGCGCCGGCCAGTCCATCCAGAAAACCTACGACCTGACCCGCTACCTGGAGCACCAGCTCCGCACCCTCGCCGGCACCTAT CTGAACTACCTGGGTCCCCCTTTCAACGAACCCGATTTCAACCCCCCGCGGCTGGCGCGGGCCGAGCGGGTCCCCAGTGCCACGGTGGACCTGGACCTGTGGCGGGGCCTGACCGACAACGCTCGCTTGGCTGCCAACTACCGGGCCTACAGCCGCCTGCTCTGCTACCTGCGGGCGCTGGAGGGGCCGGCGGGCACCGCCGAGCTGCGGCATCGCCTTGGCCACTTCTGTTCCAGCCTTCAAGGTTTAGTGCTCAGCATCGCCGGCGTTATGTCTTCTTTGGGTTATCCCCTTCCCGTCGGGGGACCTTCGGTGCCTCCTGGGACTCCGGTTCCTTCCAATGATTTCCTAAAGAAAATGGAGGATTTTTGGTTGTTGAAGGAGTTGCAGACCTGGCTGTGGCGCTCGGCCAAGGACTTCAATCGCCTCAAGAAGAAGGTACCGCCTGCCGTGGTTACGCTGCGGCTGGAGGCCAGGGGATTCTGA
- the SSH3 gene encoding protein phosphatase Slingshot homolog 3 translates to MALVTVRRAAGSAGSPAEEDVPRRRQLQRRQSFVMVKGAALLLPAEEPLEAEPPPAAPPGQAPGRQEQHLQLMMQLLRPQDAIRLAVRLESSRPRRVRYLLVVRPEEAGAEGETALLGVDFTHEGATCCTLGMVLPLWSDTQVFLDGDGGFSVTSGGQTRIFKPISVQTMWAVLQELHRACEEASRGGHIPGGPALAWARGYAAALASEQSCLNEWLAMADLESVRPASPTPLRPAAPELSEQAVRALLRDVMASADLESVTSKEVREELERRTGHSLAQHKDFIDNEMLLVLAQMDRPSRVFPHLYLGSEWNAANLEELQQNRVTHILNVAREIDNFFPALFTYMNVRVYDEETAQLLPHWNDTFLFLSRVRACGGRALVHCRMGLSRSAATVLAYAMKEFGWPLERALRHVRHCRPGVLPNPGFMRQLDFYQGILRASRHSSLWEPRAAAAAAGEGAAQPEEGPEVTPGGEGGLSPAPSPQPPEETSGPGLLGASRRPRISLCAVMRSISLLEPPEPPELPGEPLDGEVFPATEEPGGSPPRTRPSSRPRHVPRQDSLDGGPAPACDHAPTSGHTLSTSGGDSAPPHPSTLPPAP, encoded by the exons ATGGCGCTGGTCACCGTGCGGCGGGCGGCCGGGTCCGCCGGGAGCCCCGCG GAGGAAGATGTGCCCAGGCGCAGGCAGCTGCAGCGGCG gcaGAGCTTCGTCATGGTCAAGggggctgccctgctgctgcccgcgGAGGAGCCCCTGGAGGCCGAGCCCCCCCCGGCTGCACCCCCCGGCCAGGCCCCGGGGCGGCAGGAGCAGCACCTGCAGCTCATGATGCAGCTGCTGCGTCCCCAAGATGCCATTCGGCTG GCGGTGCGGCTGGAATCGTCGCGGCCACGGCGGGTGCGGTACCTGCTGGTGGTGCGGCCCGAGGAGGCGGGAGCCGAGGGAGAGACGGCGCTGCTGGGCGTGGACTTCACCCACGAGGg GGCCACCTGCTGCACCCTGGGCATGGTGCTGCCCCTCTGGAGCGACACCCAGGTCTTCCTCGACGGTGATGG GGGGTTCAGCGTGACATCGGGGGGACAGACCCGCATCTTCAAGCCCATCTCTGTCCAGACCATGTG GGCCGTGCTGCAGGAGCTGCACCGCGCCTGCGAGGAGGCGTCCCGCGGCGGGCACATCCCCGGGGGGCCGGCGCTGGCCTGGGCCCGCGGCTACGCGGCGGCGTTGGCCTCGGAACAGAGCTGCCTCAATGAGTGGTTGGCCATGGCCGACCTCGAGTCCGTCCGTCCCGCCTCGCCCACGCCCCTCCG GCCGGCGGCGCCGGAACTGTCGGAGCAGGCGGTGCGGGCGCTGCTGCGGGACGTGATGGCCAGCGCTGACCTGGAGAGTGTCACCTCCAAGGAG GTGCGGGAGGAGCTGGAGCGGCGCACGGGGCACAGCCTGGCCCAGCACAAGGACTTCATCGACAACGAGATGCTGCTGGTGCTGGCGCAGATGGACCGTCCCTCCCGTGTCTTCCCGCACCTCTACCTG GGCTCTGAGTGGAATGCGGCCAacctggaggagctgcagcagaaccG GGTCACCCACATCCTGAACGTGGCACGGGAGATCGACAATTTCTTCCCGGCGCTGTTCACGTACATGAACGTGCGGGTGTACGATGAGGAGAcggcccagctcctgccccactggAACgacaccttcctcttcctctcccgaGTCCG GGCCTGCGGGGGCCGAGCGCTAGTGCACTGCCGCATGGGGCTGAGCCGCTCGGCGGCCACGGTGCTGGCCTACGCCATGAAGGAGTTCGGGTGGCCCCTGGAGCGGGCGCTGCGGCACGTCCGGCACTGCCGCCCCGGCGTCCTGCCCAACCCCGGCTTCATGCGCCAGCTGGACTTCTACCAGGGCATCCTGCGGGCCAG CCGGCACAGCAGCCTGTGGGAGCCcagggcggcagcggcggcggcgggggaaggggcAGCCCAGCCCGAGGAGGGCCCAGAAGTCACCCCGGGAGGTGAGGGGGGCCTCTCCCCGGccccatccccacagccccccgAGGAGACGAGCGGGCCGGGGCTTTTGGGGGCCTCCCGGCGCCCCCGCATCTCCCTCTGCGCCGTCATGCGGAGCATCAGCCTGCTggagccccccgagccccccgagCTGCCGGGGGAGCCCCTCGACGGGGAG GTGTTCCCGGCCACGGAGGAGCCGGGAGGTTCCCCCCCGAGGACACGCCCCTCGTCCCGGCCCCGGCACGTGCCACGCCAAGACAGCCTGGAtggaggccccgcccccgcctgTGACCACGCCCCCACATCCGGCCACACCCTCTCCACCTCCGGTGGTGACTCCGCCCCCCCACACCCGTCCACCCTGCCCCCTGCCCCCTAA